From Novosphingobium sp. MMS21-SN21R, the proteins below share one genomic window:
- a CDS encoding acyl-CoA dehydrogenase family protein, translating to MNFDDNPQEAAYRATVRAWIEANGPDMNVLAPEERRNWHDKHKAIASVWQKTKADAGYACISWPKERGGAGGTTIEEAIFNQEEARAGLQFTYFMTGLHMLLPALMEHSKDEASLARVAPAVRGEEIWCQLFSEPSSGSDSAATRTMAVKDGDHWVLNGQKVWNSGAQASDFGMVIARTDPDVPKHKGLSAFWLDMKTPGLEVRPIKMMSGDSELNEVFLEDVRIPDNQRIGAPGDGWKVVISTLMNERAALGSGTGLSWREIMEVARNSPAFDGTTLEDPAFREWLADYYVGSEAIRLLSFRTLTAMSRGHAPGPEGSAGKLLWATQTQELTNQALDIQDHFGLIDDPETALLNGGFQHRFLWAPALRLGGGTDEIMKNIIAERVLGLPGDARVDKAVPFREIPTGR from the coding sequence ATGAACTTCGACGATAACCCGCAGGAAGCCGCCTATCGTGCAACCGTGCGCGCCTGGATCGAGGCGAACGGTCCGGACATGAACGTGCTGGCGCCCGAAGAGCGGCGCAACTGGCACGATAAGCACAAGGCCATCGCCAGCGTCTGGCAAAAGACCAAGGCCGACGCCGGATATGCTTGCATTTCGTGGCCCAAGGAACGTGGCGGCGCAGGTGGCACCACCATTGAAGAGGCGATCTTCAATCAGGAAGAGGCGCGCGCAGGGCTTCAGTTCACCTATTTCATGACCGGCCTGCACATGCTGCTGCCGGCGTTGATGGAACACAGCAAGGACGAAGCATCGCTTGCCCGCGTCGCGCCGGCCGTGCGCGGTGAAGAAATCTGGTGCCAACTGTTCTCGGAACCCTCCAGCGGTTCGGATTCGGCAGCGACCCGGACGATGGCGGTCAAGGACGGCGATCACTGGGTGCTGAATGGCCAGAAGGTATGGAACAGCGGCGCGCAGGCATCGGATTTCGGCATGGTTATCGCCCGGACCGATCCTGATGTACCCAAGCACAAGGGCCTGTCTGCATTCTGGCTGGACATGAAGACGCCCGGACTTGAAGTGCGTCCGATCAAGATGATGTCGGGTGACAGCGAATTGAACGAGGTCTTCCTCGAAGACGTGCGCATCCCTGATAACCAGCGCATCGGCGCGCCGGGCGATGGCTGGAAGGTGGTCATTTCCACCTTGATGAACGAACGCGCGGCACTGGGTTCGGGCACAGGTCTTTCCTGGCGCGAGATCATGGAGGTTGCGCGCAACAGCCCGGCCTTTGACGGCACCACGCTGGAAGATCCGGCATTCCGCGAATGGCTGGCGGATTACTATGTCGGTTCCGAAGCGATCCGTCTGCTCAGCTTCCGCACCTTGACCGCCATGTCGCGCGGTCATGCTCCGGGGCCGGAAGGTTCTGCAGGCAAACTGCTGTGGGCCACGCAGACACAGGAATTGACCAATCAGGCGCTGGATATTCAGGACCATTTCGGGCTGATCGACGATCCGGAAACCGCACTGTTGAACGGTGGTTTCCAGCACCGCTTCCTGTGGGCGCCTGCGCTGCGTCTGGGCGGCGGCACGGACGAGATCATGAAGAACATCATCGCCGAGCGTGTGCTGGGCCTGCCCGGAGACGCGCGCGTCGACAAGGCTGTGCCTTTCCGTGAAATTCCGACGGGGCGTTAA
- a CDS encoding acyl-CoA dehydrogenase family protein: protein MNFDYTDDQKSLKEEARRFLAAASPLTVARGVLEAPDAGYDTGLWARIAEQGWCGATIPEAYGGLGLGYVELCALAEELGRAVAPVPFASSIYFFAEGVLLAGNEEQKSTLLPLVSAGELIGTLAVSEGPGALTGARIAAKVTAGKLSGTKLPVADGMAAGLAIVLAQSESGLGLFLADLSDASVTRAPVSTIDPTRGSARIVFDATPVTPLGEAGKGFETLARIQDRGAILLAFEQLGGADRCLEMARDYALERYAFGRPIGSYQAIKHKLADVFVKNEVARANAYYGAWALSTDADELPVAAAAARVAGCAAYWLAAKEMIQTHGGIGVTWEADCHFFYRRARHLGLVIGAPRDWKRRLADGLEARVNAENAA, encoded by the coding sequence GTGAATTTTGATTATACCGACGATCAGAAGTCGTTGAAGGAAGAGGCCCGCAGGTTTCTTGCTGCAGCGTCACCATTGACCGTCGCGCGTGGTGTTCTCGAAGCGCCGGATGCAGGGTATGACACCGGCCTGTGGGCGCGCATCGCCGAACAGGGCTGGTGCGGGGCAACCATTCCCGAAGCCTATGGCGGGCTTGGCCTTGGCTATGTCGAACTGTGCGCGCTGGCCGAAGAACTGGGCCGCGCCGTGGCGCCTGTGCCTTTTGCATCCAGCATCTATTTCTTTGCCGAAGGTGTCCTGCTGGCCGGCAACGAAGAACAGAAGAGCACCTTGTTGCCGCTGGTTTCGGCGGGCGAACTGATCGGGACGCTGGCCGTTTCCGAAGGTCCGGGCGCGCTGACCGGGGCGCGGATTGCGGCCAAGGTGACTGCGGGCAAGTTGAGCGGCACCAAGCTTCCGGTTGCCGATGGCATGGCCGCAGGTCTGGCGATTGTGCTGGCGCAAAGCGAAAGCGGGCTGGGGCTTTTCCTTGCCGACCTTTCGGATGCCAGCGTAACCCGTGCGCCGGTTTCGACGATTGATCCCACGCGCGGTTCGGCCCGTATCGTGTTTGACGCCACTCCTGTCACGCCGCTGGGCGAGGCGGGCAAGGGGTTTGAAACACTGGCGCGCATTCAGGATCGCGGCGCCATCCTCCTGGCTTTCGAACAGTTGGGCGGCGCTGACCGCTGCCTTGAAATGGCGCGCGATTATGCGCTGGAACGCTATGCCTTCGGGCGGCCGATTGGCAGCTATCAGGCGATCAAGCACAAGCTGGCCGACGTGTTCGTGAAGAACGAAGTGGCGCGCGCCAATGCCTATTACGGCGCATGGGCACTTTCCACCGATGCGGATGAATTGCCGGTGGCAGCGGCTGCGGCGCGCGTGGCCGGTTGCGCAGCCTATTGGCTGGCGGCCAAGGAAATGATCCAGACGCATGGCGGCATTGGCGTGACGTGGGAGGCCGATTGCCACTTCTTCTATCGCCGCGCCCGCCATCTGGGATTGGTGATCGGTGCCCCGCGCGACTGGAAGCGCAGGCTGGCCGATGGACTTGAAGCGCGCGTCAACGCGGAGAACGCAGCATGA
- a CDS encoding nitronate monooxygenase family protein, translating into MFLASGVDLVIAQCTSGIIGTFPALNARPSAQFDEWLCQIEEALAAWDRDHPDALSAPFGVNLIVHKSNPRLDEDLALCVQHKVPLVISSMGAREDVNRAVQSYGGVTLHDVTNQDHARKALERGATGLIAVAAGAGGHAGTLSPFALIEELRAWFDGPIALAGAIATGRAIAAARTMGADFAYIGSAFLATHEAYCSDAQKAAVVNASAQDIVYTPAFSGTPANYLRSSIAAAGLDPDALPTSRRELNVGAQDGATRTWSDIWGCGQGVGPITEVEPAATMIDRLVHGYHDAISKRGDA; encoded by the coding sequence ATGTTTCTGGCATCCGGCGTCGATCTGGTGATTGCGCAGTGCACCAGCGGAATCATCGGCACGTTTCCGGCGTTGAATGCCAGGCCATCGGCCCAGTTTGACGAATGGTTGTGCCAGATTGAAGAAGCGCTGGCCGCGTGGGACCGCGACCATCCCGATGCCCTGTCAGCGCCCTTTGGCGTCAACCTTATTGTCCACAAAAGCAATCCGCGCCTTGATGAAGACCTGGCGCTTTGCGTGCAGCATAAGGTTCCGCTGGTGATCAGTTCGATGGGCGCGCGCGAGGATGTGAACCGTGCGGTCCAATCCTATGGCGGCGTGACATTGCACGATGTGACCAATCAGGATCACGCACGAAAGGCGCTCGAAAGAGGCGCAACAGGATTGATTGCCGTGGCGGCAGGCGCAGGCGGTCATGCCGGAACGCTATCGCCCTTTGCGTTGATCGAGGAATTGCGCGCGTGGTTTGACGGGCCGATTGCGCTGGCAGGGGCGATTGCAACGGGGCGGGCAATTGCCGCCGCGCGCACGATGGGCGCAGATTTTGCCTATATCGGTTCCGCCTTCCTTGCGACCCATGAGGCATATTGCAGCGACGCACAGAAAGCCGCAGTCGTGAACGCGTCTGCACAGGATATTGTCTATACACCGGCCTTCAGCGGAACGCCGGCCAATTACTTGCGCAGTTCGATTGCGGCGGCGGGACTTGATCCCGACGCTTTGCCAACCAGCCGCCGCGAGCTGAATGTCGGTGCACAGGACGGGGCCACCCGGACGTGGTCCGACATCTGGGGATGTGGCCAGGGGGTTGGTCCGATTACGGAAGTCGAACCGGCGGCGACCATGATCGACCGGCTGGTTCATGGCTATCACGATGCGATTTCGAAAAGAGGTGACGCGTGA
- a CDS encoding amidohydrolase family protein has translation MPRPRDIAVIDTLIGFRDRQHAPLVASEKVKWDRHPAEYMFKDLPGELAEGQDRDTSIEETIAKMDEFNIRVGVIHTNDDRTAEALRRYPDRFAAIMPTNPHRGMDAVRDIQKGFDDYGLKGVSMFPAGQNPPCPINDKHWYPIYAKCCELNIPVFCTTGVPGPRIPLAAQKIELIDEVCYDFPELKFVMRHGAEPWVDLAVKLLLKWPNLYYSTSAFAPKYWPEEIIRFANTRGSEKIIYAGYFPMGLTLDRIFTEMDDVPFKDDVWPKFLHDNAARVLGL, from the coding sequence ATGCCCCGTCCCCGCGATATTGCGGTCATCGATACACTGATCGGCTTTCGCGACCGGCAGCATGCGCCCCTTGTCGCCAGCGAGAAGGTGAAGTGGGACCGGCACCCTGCGGAGTACATGTTCAAGGATCTGCCCGGAGAGCTGGCAGAAGGCCAGGATCGCGATACCTCGATCGAGGAAACCATTGCGAAGATGGACGAATTCAACATCCGTGTCGGGGTGATCCATACCAATGATGATCGCACCGCCGAAGCGCTGCGCCGTTATCCCGACAGGTTTGCCGCCATCATGCCGACGAACCCGCATCGCGGCATGGATGCTGTGCGCGATATTCAAAAGGGCTTTGACGATTACGGCCTCAAGGGCGTGTCGATGTTTCCGGCCGGGCAGAACCCGCCCTGCCCGATCAACGACAAACACTGGTATCCGATTTACGCAAAATGCTGCGAATTGAACATTCCGGTTTTCTGCACAACCGGCGTTCCGGGACCACGCATTCCGCTGGCTGCGCAGAAGATCGAACTGATCGACGAAGTCTGCTACGACTTTCCCGAACTGAAGTTCGTCATGCGTCACGGCGCTGAACCATGGGTCGACCTTGCGGTAAAACTGCTGCTGAAATGGCCGAACCTCTATTATTCGACCAGCGCCTTTGCCCCCAAATACTGGCCCGAAGAGATCATCCGCTTTGCCAATACGCGCGGGTCGGAAAAGATCATCTATGCAGGCTATTTCCCGATGGGCCTGACCCTTGATCGCATTTTCACCGAAATGGACGACGTGCCGTTCAAGGACGACGTCTGGCCCAAGTTCCTGCACGACAACGCCGCGCGGGTGCTTGGCCTTTGA